One stretch of Zingiber officinale cultivar Zhangliang chromosome 6B, Zo_v1.1, whole genome shotgun sequence DNA includes these proteins:
- the LOC121990106 gene encoding uncharacterized protein LOC121990106, which produces MGTGGKVGIVRNCYCPRWTHVLLVLTICAHQGLVLSHHWPHQQHFQVFMVVWGFWEAFQWDTWWPSCRQPVQSFNIDSKCSCKSTSLPSGKVVSLWLVDQLLIAMK; this is translated from the exons ATGGGCACCGGGGGCAAG GTTGGGATAGTTCGAAATTGTTACTGTCCCAGGTGGACACATGTCCTTTTGGTTCTGACCATCTGTGCACACCAGG GACTCGTGTTGTCTCATCACTGGCCACATCAGCAGCACTTCCAGGTCTTCATGGTTGTTTGGGGATTCTGGGAGGCATTTCAGTGGGACACATGGTGGCCCAGTTGCCGGCAGCCAGTGCAAAGCTTCAATATAGATTCAAAATGCAGCTGTAAATCCACTTCACTCCCATCTGGTAAGGTTGTTTCATTGTGGCTGGTAGATCAATTACTTATTGCTATGAAATGA